One window from the genome of Castellaniella sp. MT123 encodes:
- a CDS encoding TRAP transporter small permease, with translation MHILEKCLARVNAALAVLAAILLVVATVIITWMVFKRGIGLQSSWELETAIELMISATFLASPYTLTTGGHVKMDLLDTWLSGSAAQWVPLLPKVLACAVCLYLGYAGLDMTMHAYVTGERALGVWQPLVWPKYSTVAIGMLLTAAQYVLEILRAIGYREQGVDHV, from the coding sequence GTGCATATCCTGGAAAAGTGTCTGGCTCGGGTCAATGCCGCCCTGGCTGTTCTGGCGGCCATCCTGCTGGTGGTGGCGACCGTCATCATCACCTGGATGGTATTCAAGCGAGGCATCGGCCTGCAAAGCTCGTGGGAATTGGAAACGGCCATCGAGCTGATGATCAGCGCCACGTTTCTCGCCTCTCCCTATACGCTGACCACTGGCGGCCACGTCAAGATGGACTTGCTGGACACCTGGTTGTCGGGATCGGCCGCCCAATGGGTGCCGCTGCTACCCAAGGTTCTGGCATGCGCCGTGTGCCTGTATCTGGGCTATGCCGGACTGGACATGACGATGCATGCCTATGTCACGGGCGAGCGGGCGCTGGGGGTCTGGCAGCCGCTCGTCTGGCCGAAATATTCCACGGTGGCGATCGGCATGCTGCTGACCGCCGCGCAGTATGTCCTGGAAATTCTGCGGGCCATCGGGTACCGCGAACAGGGGGTCGATCATGTCTGA